cctcaacaactcgcggctgtacataacactttccacgtctcgaatttgaagaaatattttgctaaagaagatctcactattccattagacgaaatccaaatcaacgaaaaacttcaattcatcgaagaacccgtcgaaataatggatcgtgaggttaaaagacttaaacaaaacaagataccaattgttaaggttcgatgaaatgctcgtagaggacccgagttcacctgggaacgagaagatcagatgaagaagaaatacccgcacttatttccagaagatacgtcaacacctccaactgcttaaaatttcgggacgaaatttatttaacgggtaggtactgtagtgacccgaaattttccatgtttatatatattaaatgaaattgttatttacatgattaagtgtttccaacatgttaagcaatcaaacttgttaagacttgattaattgaaataggtttcatataggcaattgaccacccaagttgaccggtgattcacggacgttaaaacttgtaaaaactatatgatgacatatatatgattatatatatagttaacatgatattatgataagtaagtatctcattaggtattttaacaatgagttatatacataaaattgagtttattgaattaagaaactcgaaacgatatatatatataacgattatcgttataacaacgtcttactaaatacatatgaatcatattaagatattgatacactatgtttaatcatgataaatgataagtaaacatgtctttaagtgtattaacaatgaactacatatgtaaaaacaagactactaacttaatgatttcgaaacgagacatatatgtaacgattatcgttgtaacaacatttaactgtatatatatcatactaagatatattaatatatcataatatcatgataatgtaataatttaacatctctttagatataataaacaatgggttaacaacatttaacaagatcgttaacctaaaggtttcaaaacaacatttacatgtaacgactaacgatgacttaacgacttagttaaaatgtatatacatgtagtattttaatatgtattcttacacttttgaaagacttcaagaaaattatcaaaatacttctacttaacaaaaatgcttacaattacatcctcattcagtttcatcaacaattctactcgtatgcacccgtattcgtactcgtacaatacatagcttttagatgtatgtactattggtatatacactccaatgatcagctcttagcagcccatgttagtcacctaacgcatgtgggaaccatcatttggcaactagcatgaaatatctcataaaattacaaaaatattagtaatcattcatgacttatttacaagtaaacaaaattacacatcctttatatctaatccatataccaacggccaaaaacacctacaaacactttcattcttcaattttcttcatctaattgatctctctcaagttctatcttcaagttataagtgttcttcataaattctataagttctagtttcataaaatcaagaatacttccaagtttgctagcttacttccaatcttgtaaagtgatcatccaacctcaagaaatctttcttatttacagtaagaaatctttctaatacaaggtaatactcatattcaaaattttattcaatttctataactataacaatcttatttcgagtggaaatcttacttgaacttgttttcgtgtcatgattctacttcaagaactttcaagccatccaaggatcctttgaagctagatctatttttctcatttccagtaggtttacctactaaaattaaggtaataatgatgttcataacatcattcgattcatacatataaaactatcttattcgaagatttaaactagtaatcactagaacatagtttagttaattctaaacttgttcgcaaataaagttaatccttctaacttgacttttaaaattaactaaacacatgttctatatctatattatatgctaacttaatgatttaaaacctggaaacacgaaaaacatcgtaaaaccggacatacgccgtcgtagtaacatcgcgcgctgttttgggtttgataattaaaaactatgataaactttgatttaaaagttgttcttctgggaaaatgacttttcttatgaacatgaaactatatccaaaaatcatggttaaactcaaagtgaaagtatgtttttcaaaatggtcatcaagacgtcgttctttcgactgaaatgactacctcttacaaaaacgacttgtaacttatatttccgactataaacctatactttttctgtttagattcataaaatagagttcaatatgaaaccatagcaatttgattcactcaaaacggatttaaaacgaagaagttatgggtaaaacaagattggatatttttttattgttgtagctacggaaaatattgtaacaattctatacaaatcatatcctagctaacttatattgtattatacatgtattctaatatattatgtaatcttgggataccatagacacgaatacaatattttgacatatcatatcgacccatctatatatatatatatatatatatatatatatatatatatatatatatatatatatatatatatatatatatatatatatatatatatatatatatatatatatatatatatatatatatatatatatatatttcagaacaacgatagacactctatatgcagtaatgttagagttagctatacagggttgaggttgattccaaaatattatatactttgagttgttatctagcctgaggcttgtatatacgaggtcgtggattgattcgagatattatatattgctttatttctgtacatctaactgtggacaactagttgtaggttactaacgaggacagctgacttaataaacttaaaacagtaaaacgtattaaaaatgttgtaaatatattttgaacatactttgatatatatgtacatatttgttataggttcgtaaatcgaccagtggccaagtcttacttcccgacgaagtaaatctgtgaaagtgagttatagtcccacttttaaaatctaatatttttgggatgagaatacatgcaactttttaaatgttttacaaaatagacacatgtacatgaaactactttctatggttgaacgatcgaagccgaatatgcccctttttacttggtaacctaagaattagtaaaccagtctactaattgacgcgaatcctaaagatagatctattgggctcaacaaactccatccgttgtagtggatgctttagtactttgagtttttatatcatgtccgatggatgtcccggaatgatggggatattcttatatgcatcttgttaatgtcggttaccaggtgttcaccatatgaatgatttttatctctatgtatgggatgtatattgaaatatgaaatcttgtggtctattattatgatttgataatatataggttaaacctataactcaccaacatttttgttgacgttttaagcatgtttattctcaggtgattattaagagcttccgctgttgcatactaaaataaggacaagatttggagtccatgcttgtatgatattatgtaaaaactgcattcaagaaacttatttttgatgtaatatatattcttattgtaaaccattatgtaatggtcgtgtgtaaacggtatattttagattatcattatttgataatctacgtaatgctttttaaacctttatcgataaaataaaggttatggttgttttaaaaatgaatgcagtctttgaaaaacgtctcatatagaggtcaaaacctcgcgacgaaatcaattaatatggaacgtttataatcaatatgaacgggacatttcaataagcttcttctttattagggtagacaaccctttctcactcatgtgaccgagtctctggtgccataaattttgtgaagcctccttttctgcaacattaaggctgtctgtacagatcttcacatgagttttgtatagtgtgccacaaatgtgtcctcgagcgactatcatagcgcctcttgacaattttcaTGTGCCTTTACAGAAATGACTATCATAGgcctgtttgtcgagagctactccggaaaataaattcagccgaagatctggcacattgtggacatccttcagagtgattgtgctcccggaacttgtctttatcttgacatcaccaattccgacaatctcagcggaactggaatttcccatcttcacagctccaaagtctccagctatgtatgttgtgaagtattccttgtatggagtcacgtggtaggaagctgcagtatctaccacccattccgtatcttctcgtgagacgtgaaggcatctctcatcatgggttgaacaataagcgacatcaccagagatagtcactaatgtttctccacccttattcttcggctgtgaactgctttgaccttgttcctctttcaatctatagcagttcttcttcatatgtccctctaatccacaatgatgacatTTATATAATAGTTTTCTGTCATCAGTAGacgacctgcccctgctcttgcttctgcctctccatttgttTTTGCTACTCATACGTTGTCTcctccgattctctgtgacaaaggcatgggtctgatctgtgcccatgtcctttctccttgcctcttcactgaatatggCATCTTTGACCATTGACATTTTAAGTTTGCCATTCggagctgagttgctgagtgttacgaccagcgtttcccagctatcgggaagagaactaagtagcaatagcgcctgaacttcatcgccaagaggcatctctacagacgataactggttgaccaagctctgaaactcactggtatgctcggcaactgaagttccacttttgagcttcatgttgactaaacgcctcatcaacaaGGCTTTATTTCGAGCAGtattggcctggtacatgtccttcaactttttccagagggcatatgcgtctgtctcttgtgcaacatggtggaagacactatgatcaatccattgacggatctgaccaatagtttttcggtttgatttcttccaatctatctctttggcggaatcagggtttatacccttcaattcaataggatcgaacaaatctttacagctgaggagatcttccaccCGAGGTtttcacagcgtgtagtttgtggctgtgagcataatcatagctccgaaagatgatgttgactcttctgtggacattatcacttTACAAATGATTTTTCAACACTAACGGGGTTGAATTTTAGAAAACAgatatcaccgttacgtccggaacggttgaaaatggtggaatagacacttcgctgcTCAAATTttacttacggggcaaaattataatttgttataaacttcagggaccaaaaatgaaattctgaaaatttcagggaccaaattgtaaaatctcagaattgctacagtaattctacagtactgctacaggaacttgctacaTTACTGCTACAATaacttgctacagtgccgccagctgctacagtgacttgctacatgactgctacagtgaattgctacaggactttcttctccggcgaaaattccggcaccagtcgtcttctccggcgagattccggcgagttgaccaaactttgaccgcgttttctgggctcgttataactccgtttaagtcaccgttttttgcgttggactcggatcgacgagacgaatccaatggtacactcaaaattgaattttgaggaAACTTCaaaagacccaaaaactcaaccaatgtctctaaccaagctctgataccatttgttaggaagagaggatcgtctggacattgggagatacaaatttgagagaaaaataactctattactcacaagaatagattacacgagtatttacaaaactctaaaaaataactctcaaactcacacacactctcaaggttgtgattacacttctctgagtgatttgggatgatttacgaccgaggtttgcacctctatttatagctaAGATCTTATAGCGGTAGataggtgtgaacgaggaaggtgacGTGTGAACGtggaaggttggcggccgtcaccgttttcaactttgctacttccacatggtgttcaaagaaggctactttgaacatctagaatgtggacttctagattgtaggctggaaaccttCATCAAGTTCAATTTTTTAAATTTATATGAATAAAAAGAGAGAAAACCTAATGGTCACACTCATTAACATGTAAGGTGTATGTAATCCAGGTCAAACTAAAAACCTAACTGATATTATGAATATGATTTACTAAACATGGTTTTCAGTCAAGTAATAAGCAGATAGCACCAAGTTCAACTCATCCATTAAGCTGTAACAGCATTACAAACTTTGAAATATTACAAATTAACTCAAACTACTAACCAATTAGTAATACAAATCCTTTAAAATTACCATAATTAATCAATCAATAACATAATTAGGTGCCACGGCGAGAATCCTATTGTTTCTTGCTGCACGTCTGGTATTTGCATCAGCTTCACCTTCTGCTGCTGCTTCCTCTTCATCCACCACGATTAAATGCCCTTCTCTTCTTACCAAACTCTGCATCGGTCATACAACAACCCATTTACGACAATGCATTCAAGTTTTGCCATTTAAGTgaactacatatatatacaaatgaaaCATATATTACCTCGATTATAGCTTTAATTTTGGTCACTTCAGCTTTTACCTCTACCATGGAGGTGTAGTTGTTTTTTGCATTCTGCTGATCCACGTACCACTGGATCAGATCCTTTTGTCTCATTCCAGCTAGCCCAGTCCCTGAAAGAACCCAAACATTATATGAAATGAAATGGGTCATAATTTAATGACTAAATGCTTTCTGTAACATTCTATTCAAATGATTTGAATTATTATTGAAGTATAATATGTATTGTCTAACCCTATGTGTAAGACAGATTATATGTACAAAATAAGTAACAAAGACACAAACTTATTTTGGTTGAAATTGATCCACAACTCATTTTGACCCATATAAAATTACTCATTTAACCTGAACTCATTATAACATGCTACTAAACCACCCGACGTGCACATTTTATTTTGCCATTTCTACAAGCTTATATCATTGGTTACCTTCTTGTGCAACAGTTTCCTCATGCTGTCTAAGGCGCATCACAAGAGCTCGAGTTATCCGTTGAAAGTATTCATCAGGAATAGTAAGTTTCTTGGCAGCTCCAGGTGCTTCTCCATTTCCTGAACAAGAAAGATCAGtcattgataaaaaaaattaaaataaaataaaagttctAAATATACTGCCGTTGTAAATAATAGATTACAACCTGGGTTCTCATTGGTTACATCGGGTTCTGCACCACTTGGCGGAGCCTCACCATTTTCGCCATTTTCACCATTTTCACCGATATCGCCATCTTCTTGATTCTCTTCTTGAAACTCAGTCAAGTCTATCTCAGTTGATTCAACACTGCAAGTTTCTATACATAATTAGTGGGGATTCTTATTTGCAACTTATATAGAGGTGGCAATTATAACCCATTTAAGAATAGACAACTAACAGCATACTAAAACATGCCTGATTACTGAAGTTTTTAGGAGTCTTGTTGCTAAACGAACATGCCGTGAGTGAACCTGAAAGACAACACAATTTAGAGCTAAATTTCCATGCAAGTCTAGGACACTGTAAATGTTATAGGTTGTTTTGAGCTACAAAAGGCACCTCATCATCAAGGTGACATCGGGCAATTGCTTCAGATAGTCGGATTAGCGCTTCCAATTGTCTAACTGTCATGCGATATGCAACTCTGCTTCCCGGAGCTGTATCACCTCTACGCAGAGTAACATAGGAATCAACCAAAATTTGTCTGGCCTCGGCACTTAGCTGCATTGATTCAAAATCTGTTAGAAAAACAGGGGAAAATTGATTGAAAGGTggtaataaaaagaaacaaaaactaAACCTTTGGCTTTTTAGACTTGGCAACTGCAATGTAACGCTTCAATTGTGCAGTTGTGAATGTAGGAGCAACTGCATCTTCACGCTTTTGATGCACCCTTACGATGTGAGAGGCAATATGATAATCTGTTATATCATCAGGGTCATCAATCATGACATATACCAGGTCAAACCTTGAAAGAATGGCTGGAGGAAGAGCAACGTTGTACTGCACAGTTATAAAAAAATTGTTAATGTACCACAATTGATGCACAAAAACGTTGTACTGCACTGTTATAAAAAAATTGTTAATGTACCACAATTGATGAACAGAATAACAAACTATAAACAATTTAAAGTTTAATATCACCTTCAATGGCTTAGACTTATCATAACGGCCTCCAGTTGGATTGGCAGCAGCCAAAATCGATGTTCTTGCATTCAACGTAGCTTGTATTCCTGCTTTTGTGATACTAATGGTTTGTTGTTCCATAGCTTCGTGTATTGCAACcttttaaggttttttttttttttttttgataaaaatatataCATCAGGCAGTGGTACACTATTGTATGCATATAAAAACCAAAAGGTAGCATTTGAGATTACGCAGGTGGGAAGCTTACCTGATCTCTTACATCCATCTTGTCAAATTCATCAATACAACATACACCATTGTCAGCAAGCATTAACGCACCAGCCTGTGAAAATAAAAATCGTAGCTTTAATATATCTTGTCTATTTGGATCATTGAAACTATATTTATTATGTCAAATTAGAAGATACCTCAATACAAAACTCTCCCGTTTCAGGTTCTTTAGCAACAGTGGCAGTCAAACCAGCAGCAGATGAAGATTTCCCAGATGTATAAACAGATCTTGGAACTAAGCCTGTTGTGTACCTATCAATTAAAATTAAATGTGAATATTCACATTTAACATTTCATAAAATAAAAAGGGTATGTGATATAAAAGTTTCAAAAGATGCATACTTGAGAAACTGAGACTTGGCACAACTGGGATCACCAACAATACAGACATTTATGTCTCCACGAAGATTGATTCCTTCATGAGTAAACTTGTGCACACCACCCAAAAGCATAAGCAAGATTGCTCGTTTGATGTCTTGATGACCGAAAACAGTAGGGCAAATACTGTCGACGAGCTTATTGAAGAAATCAGGAGTATTTCTCATTTGTCTAACCTCAGCTAACTCCTCCGGCTACAATGACATAAAAAATAGGGAACAAGTACAGCTAATTATATTTAGACATAAAAGCTGAAAACATATAATGCACAAACCAGCAAACAAATTTAAACAATGCACTACACTCAAGCAGAAGCTACCATTTCTATAAAGAATTATGTGACCAATGCTATTACTACATAAGCAATGTAGCAAGTCTAATTCTAGTTCTAATTCTAATATGTAGTAAAATAAAACATAAaagtgaaaataccaaccgagaatTCTAAATTGTCGTTATCCTCAGAATCCCTCTTCCTATTTCGTATGTCAGCATCCCTTCTTCCATCACAAATCTGAATAAAGAATTACAGTTATAACCCAACATATAAACAATATCATCTCAAAGAAGTAAAAGATATAACACTACATTCATTCTTTTATATACAATGTTATTCACATAAAAACAGGTATAAAGTTTTAATTTTTAACCTGCACTGAGTTAGCAATGAAAGCAAGCTTGTAAGAAAGATCTCTAACGCCCAAAGCCCGAAGACCTTTAACACCTTCTTGTACAGTGCCACTGTTATTGCGTTGACCGCCATCTCTACGGCACTCGGCTCTCTCACCTGGAGCTGCCAATGCCAAAATGTCAGGTATCACCACTACAGTGCCTGTAAAAATTACCctgcaacaaaaaaaaaattaaacttatCTTCTATTTTTCCATTCAAATAACTTTAACCATTAAGTCGTGCGGTGCGGTTTACATACGTGTCACCAGCCCTAGCCTGTTCGACAATGTCATGACGAAGAATGACATCTAACGATCTAGGAAGTGATCCTGCGGGTATTTCTTTTGATGTTTCCTGCATCCTCACCCTCT
This window of the Rutidosis leptorrhynchoides isolate AG116_Rl617_1_P2 chromosome 7, CSIRO_AGI_Rlap_v1, whole genome shotgun sequence genome carries:
- the LOC139858432 gene encoding DNA replication licensing factor MCM6, which codes for MDSFGGAYFTDEKAAKVENIFLEFLKSFKLDPNSREPFYESEIEAMRPNESNTMFIDFAHVMRFNDVLQKAISDEYLRFESYLKNACKRFVMGQKPTFITDDNPNKDINIAFYNLPIIKRLRELSTSEIGRLVSVTGVVTRTSEVRPELLQGTFKCLECGTIVKNVEQQYKYTEPMICMSVTCSTKGRWTLLRQESKFADWQRVRMQETSKEIPAGSLPRSLDVILRHDIVEQARAGDTVIFTGTVVVIPDILALAAPGERAECRRDGGQRNNSGTVQEGVKGLRALGVRDLSYKLAFIANSVQICDGRRDADIRNRKRDSEDNDNLEFSPEELAEVRQMRNTPDFFNKLVDSICPTVFGHQDIKRAILLMLLGGVHKFTHEGINLRGDINVCIVGDPSCAKSQFLKYTTGLVPRSVYTSGKSSSAAGLTATVAKEPETGEFCIEAGALMLADNGVCCIDEFDKMDVRDQVAIHEAMEQQTISITKAGIQATLNARTSILAAANPTGGRYDKSKPLKYNVALPPAILSRFDLVYVMIDDPDDITDYHIASHIVRVHQKREDAVAPTFTTAQLKRYIAVAKSKKPKLSAEARQILVDSYVTLRRGDTAPGSRVAYRMTVRQLEALIRLSEAIARCHLDDEVHSRHVRLATRLLKTSVISVESTEIDLTEFQEENQEDGDIGENGENGENGEAPPSGAEPDVTNENPGSAKKLTIPDEYFQRITRALVMRLRQHEETVAQEGTGLAGMRQKDLIQWYVDQQNAKNNYTSMVEVKAEVTKIKAIIESLVRREGHLIVVDEEEAAAEGEADANTRRAARNNRILAVAPNYVID